In the genome of Nocardiopsis composta, one region contains:
- a CDS encoding precorrin-8X methylmutase gives MRRGLPGRRHHGTGGAGVSRTVHPIEAESYRILRSRIGLDHLDRWSRAVTERVIHASADLGYADDLSIDAEAVRRAADALADGAPVVADVGMVASGITARRCVCRVADPEAARLAERTGKTRSAAAVRLALEEVGPGAVWVVGCAPTALEELLAVDPGELAPVLVIGLPVGFVGAAESKAALRASGLPQVSNVSEKGGSAVAAAALNALLYRDEPA, from the coding sequence ATGCGTCGAGGTCTGCCCGGCCGACGCCATCACGGAACTGGAGGGGCCGGGGTGAGCCGCACCGTGCACCCGATCGAGGCCGAGTCCTACCGGATCCTGCGCTCCCGGATCGGCCTGGACCACCTGGACCGCTGGTCCCGCGCGGTCACCGAGCGGGTCATCCACGCCAGCGCCGACCTGGGCTATGCGGACGACCTGTCGATCGACGCCGAGGCGGTGCGCCGTGCCGCCGACGCGCTGGCCGACGGCGCCCCCGTCGTCGCCGACGTCGGGATGGTGGCCTCCGGGATCACCGCCCGGCGGTGCGTCTGCCGGGTCGCCGACCCGGAGGCCGCCCGGCTGGCCGAGCGGACCGGGAAGACCCGCTCGGCGGCCGCCGTCCGGCTGGCGCTGGAGGAGGTGGGGCCGGGCGCGGTGTGGGTGGTCGGCTGTGCGCCCACCGCGCTGGAGGAACTGCTCGCCGTCGACCCCGGCGAGCTGGCCCCGGTGCTGGTGATCGGACTGCCGGTGGGGTTCGTCGGCGCGGCGGAGTCCAAGGCCGCGCTGCGCGCCAGCGGGCTGCCGCAGGTCAGCAACGTGTCCGAGAAGGGCGGTTCGGCGGTCGCCGCCGCCGCGCTCAACGCCCTGCTCTACCGAGACGAGCCGGCCTGA
- a CDS encoding sirohydrochlorin chelatase, which translates to MRPPLLLAGHGTRDDKGVADFAAFVERLARRLDDREVAGGFIELSPPPLTDAVRELYGKGHRRVVAVPMMLVAAGHAKGDIPGALAREKERHPGLDYLYGRPLGPHPTLLRLLGERLDEVLGGPAESADAGETAVLLVGRGSTDPDANAEVCKVARLLQEGQAKVRGVSFVEPAFISLARPSVPEGLERIRRLGARRIVVLPYFLFSGVLPDRVADQTAAFASDHPGLDVRCAQVIGDCDGLADMVAERYDEAVAGDIRMNCDTCVYRIAMPGFEDKVGAPQTPHHHPDDPGHGHGHGQGHGHGHG; encoded by the coding sequence ATGAGACCCCCGCTGCTGCTGGCCGGACACGGCACCCGCGACGACAAGGGCGTCGCCGACTTCGCCGCGTTCGTCGAGCGGCTGGCCCGGCGCCTGGACGACCGGGAGGTCGCCGGCGGCTTCATCGAGCTGTCCCCGCCCCCGCTGACCGACGCCGTGCGCGAGCTGTACGGCAAGGGGCACCGGCGGGTGGTCGCGGTGCCGATGATGCTGGTCGCCGCCGGCCACGCCAAGGGCGACATCCCCGGGGCGCTGGCCCGGGAGAAGGAGCGCCACCCCGGCCTGGACTATCTCTACGGCCGCCCGCTGGGACCGCACCCGACCCTGCTGCGGCTGCTCGGAGAGCGGCTGGACGAGGTGCTCGGCGGCCCGGCGGAGTCGGCGGACGCGGGGGAGACCGCGGTGCTGCTGGTCGGGCGGGGATCCACCGACCCCGACGCCAACGCCGAGGTGTGCAAGGTCGCCCGGCTGCTCCAGGAGGGGCAGGCGAAGGTGCGCGGGGTCTCCTTCGTGGAGCCGGCGTTCATCTCCCTGGCCCGGCCGAGCGTCCCCGAGGGCCTGGAGCGGATCCGGCGGCTGGGCGCCCGGCGGATCGTCGTGCTGCCCTACTTCCTGTTCTCCGGGGTGCTCCCGGACCGGGTGGCCGACCAGACCGCGGCCTTCGCCTCCGACCACCCCGGGCTGGACGTGCGCTGCGCCCAGGTCATCGGCGACTGCGACGGCCTGGCCGACATGGTCGCCGAGCGCTACGACGAGGCGGTCGCCGGGGACATCCGAATGAACTGCGACACCTGCGTCTACCGCATCGCCATGCCGGGCTTCGAGGACAAGGTCGGCGCCCCGCAGACCCCGCACCACCACCCGGACGACCCGGGGCACGGACATGGCCACGGCCAAGGGCACGGGCACGGGCACGGGTAG
- the cbiE gene encoding precorrin-6y C5,15-methyltransferase (decarboxylating) subunit CbiE, with translation MRAEVTVIGLDGGVPGEEARTALGRARFAAGAARHLDAVAPHLPAGAERRTLGALGPVLDELAEWDGPAVVLASGDPGFFGVLRALRERGAEPAAVLPAVSSVAGAFARIGLPWDDAVVVSAHGRAESGRSAHRALAAALAHPKAAVLTAPGTAGPEAFLPALVAAGRLVYVAQRLGGPGEAVRAVGPQDAGRTDWAHPNVVLAVDPERAVAPAVAWMPGHQGAPDGWALPEEAFAHRDSMISKAEVRAVALARLAPRPGTEVWDIGAGSGSVAVECARFGARAVAFEAAARDCERIRANARAHRVYVEVREGRVPDSLPGRAAPDAVFLGGGGDAAAAACVRRFRPGRVVAALASVDRIRTVHDLLAAEGYRVGGTQVQASRLAPLPNGSLRFAAANPVTLLWGTAGPGGPGETGPAGIEERWR, from the coding sequence GTGCGCGCGGAGGTGACCGTCATCGGGCTGGACGGCGGCGTGCCCGGCGAGGAGGCCCGCACCGCTCTGGGCCGGGCCCGGTTCGCCGCCGGCGCCGCCCGGCACCTGGACGCGGTCGCGCCGCACCTGCCGGCCGGCGCCGAGCGGCGCACCCTGGGCGCGCTCGGCCCGGTCCTGGACGAGCTGGCCGAGTGGGACGGGCCGGCGGTCGTGCTGGCCTCCGGCGACCCCGGCTTCTTCGGCGTGCTGCGCGCGCTGCGCGAGCGCGGCGCCGAACCGGCCGCGGTGCTCCCCGCGGTCTCCTCGGTCGCCGGGGCGTTCGCCCGCATCGGGCTGCCCTGGGACGACGCCGTGGTGGTCTCCGCGCACGGCCGGGCCGAGTCGGGCCGGTCCGCGCACCGGGCGCTGGCCGCCGCGCTCGCCCATCCCAAGGCGGCGGTGCTCACCGCCCCCGGGACGGCCGGCCCCGAGGCGTTCCTGCCCGCGCTCGTCGCCGCGGGCCGCCTGGTCTACGTCGCGCAGCGCCTGGGCGGCCCCGGCGAGGCGGTGCGGGCCGTCGGCCCGCAGGACGCCGGCCGCACCGACTGGGCCCACCCCAACGTGGTGCTGGCCGTCGACCCGGAGCGCGCCGTCGCCCCCGCCGTGGCCTGGATGCCCGGCCACCAGGGGGCGCCCGACGGGTGGGCGCTCCCCGAGGAGGCGTTCGCGCACCGCGATTCCATGATCAGCAAGGCCGAGGTGCGCGCGGTGGCGCTGGCCCGCCTCGCCCCGCGCCCCGGCACCGAGGTGTGGGACATCGGCGCGGGCAGCGGGTCGGTGGCGGTGGAGTGCGCCCGGTTCGGCGCCCGCGCCGTCGCGTTCGAGGCGGCGGCGCGCGACTGCGAGCGGATCCGCGCCAACGCCCGCGCGCACCGGGTCTACGTCGAGGTGCGCGAGGGCCGGGTACCGGACTCGCTGCCCGGGCGGGCCGCGCCGGACGCCGTCTTCCTCGGCGGGGGCGGCGACGCCGCTGCCGCCGCCTGCGTCCGCCGGTTCCGCCCCGGCCGGGTGGTCGCGGCGCTCGCCTCGGTCGACCGGATCCGCACCGTGCACGACCTGCTCGCCGCGGAAGGGTACCGGGTCGGCGGGACCCAGGTGCAGGCCTCCCGGCTCGCCCCGCTGCCCAACGGGTCGCTGCGGTTCGCCGCGGCCAACCCGGTGACGCTGCTGTGGGGCACCGCCGGCCCCGGCGGGCCGGGGGAGACCGGACCGGCGGGTATCGAAGAGAGGTGGAGATGA
- the cobC gene encoding Rv2231c family pyridoxal phosphate-dependent protein CobC, with amino-acid sequence MTAAAEQSGDGIDLRHHGDAETGPGLVDFAVNVRTGTPPAWLAERIAASLSGLAAYPDPAAARAAVARRHGRPVGEVLLTAGAAEAFVLLARALSPRRAVVVHPQFTEPEAALRAAGHRVERVLLDPADGFALDPGLIPADADLVVLGNPTNPTSVLHPAEALAGLARPGRVLVVDEAFADCVPGEPESLAARADLPGLVVVRSLTKTWGLAGLRAGYLLAPAALVDALAEGQPLWSVSTPALAATEACCAPEAVAEAEEWARSLAGDRDRFAAALTGAGARVLPGAAASFLLIQVEDGERVRAALRERGIAVRRCDTFPGLGPDWLRVAVREPGTSLRMARILAELLWNRSGDAVHRDPPPPATERSQGEQGGNDVPTRGGAERAPVRKRHDR; translated from the coding sequence GTGACGGCCGCGGCCGAACAGAGCGGGGACGGGATCGACCTGCGTCACCACGGTGACGCGGAGACCGGGCCCGGGCTGGTCGATTTCGCGGTGAACGTGCGCACCGGGACGCCGCCCGCGTGGCTGGCGGAGCGGATCGCCGCCTCCCTGTCCGGCCTGGCCGCCTACCCCGACCCGGCCGCGGCGCGTGCCGCCGTCGCCCGGCGGCACGGCCGCCCGGTCGGCGAGGTACTGCTCACCGCCGGAGCCGCCGAGGCGTTCGTGCTGCTCGCGCGCGCCCTGTCGCCCCGCCGCGCGGTCGTGGTGCACCCCCAGTTCACCGAGCCCGAGGCCGCGCTGCGCGCCGCCGGGCACCGGGTGGAGCGCGTGCTGCTCGACCCCGCGGACGGCTTCGCCCTCGACCCGGGCCTGATCCCCGCCGACGCCGACCTGGTCGTGCTGGGCAACCCGACCAACCCCACCTCGGTGCTGCACCCGGCGGAGGCCCTGGCCGGCCTGGCCCGCCCCGGCCGGGTCCTGGTCGTCGACGAGGCGTTCGCCGACTGCGTCCCCGGCGAACCGGAGTCGCTGGCCGCCCGCGCCGACCTGCCCGGCCTCGTCGTGGTTCGCAGCCTCACCAAGACCTGGGGCCTGGCCGGGCTGCGCGCCGGCTACCTGCTGGCCCCGGCCGCGCTGGTGGACGCGCTCGCCGAGGGGCAGCCGCTGTGGTCGGTGTCCACCCCGGCGCTGGCCGCCACCGAGGCCTGCTGCGCGCCGGAGGCGGTCGCCGAGGCCGAGGAGTGGGCCCGGAGCCTGGCCGGCGACCGGGACCGGTTCGCCGCGGCGCTCACCGGGGCCGGCGCCCGGGTGCTCCCCGGGGCCGCCGCATCGTTCCTGCTCATCCAGGTGGAGGACGGCGAGCGGGTGCGGGCGGCGCTGCGCGAGCGGGGCATCGCGGTCCGCCGCTGCGACACCTTCCCCGGACTGGGGCCGGACTGGCTCCGCGTCGCGGTCCGGGAACCGGGGACTTCCCTCCGGATGGCCCGGATTCTGGCAGAGTTGCTCTGGAACCGATCGGGGGACGCGGTCCACCGGGACCCGCCCCCACCGGCGACGGAACGCAGTCAGGGGGAGCAGGGGGGAAACGACGTGCCGACGAGAGGCGGAGCCGAGCGGGCTCCGGTGAGGAAGCGCCATGACCGGTAA
- a CDS encoding indolepyruvate ferredoxin oxidoreductase subunit alpha, with translation MSQAPGARSAAAPAGSGPARAPVAVTSACTGCGACLLTCPEHAIRPHGRPLDVLPELCTGCLECVEVCPADAITELEGPG, from the coding sequence GTGTCCCAGGCACCCGGTGCCCGCAGCGCCGCCGCGCCCGCCGGAAGCGGGCCGGCACGCGCGCCGGTCGCGGTGACATCGGCCTGCACCGGCTGCGGCGCGTGCCTGCTGACCTGCCCGGAGCACGCCATCCGGCCGCACGGCCGGCCACTGGACGTGCTGCCCGAACTGTGCACGGGCTGCCTCGAATGCGTCGAGGTCTGCCCGGCCGACGCCATCACGGAACTGGAGGGGCCGGGGTGA
- the cobJ gene encoding precorrin-3B C(17)-methyltransferase gives MSETGRPGGIGVTAVTARGRAAAARLAAAWPQEVRVVGADRPADALRTAFAECGAVVSLLAVGATVRVLAPLLGDKATDPPVVCVDEGLEHAVAVLGGHRGGNELAHRVAGVLGCRPVVTTASDASGTAALDSYGADLGFTVADRGPLAEVGAAVLSGDPVRLEGAEGWPLPPLPGNAGPAVPEAEAAAVVRVSDLAAPEPRAAGAPPAVTYRPPSLVVGVGSARGVSAEEVGGLVDRVLADAGLAAASVRELATVDLKADEEGILRAARERGLPVRVFPAAELAGVEVPNPSEAVRAEVGTPSVAEAAALRAAELAGGGPPELVAAKAKTGRATAAVARLRPRGRLALVGLGPGARDLTAPRALAELRRASVVVGLDQYVDQVRDVIRPGARILATGLGREEERARTAVQEARAGAAVALIGSGDAGVYAMASPALDFAGDDIDVVGVPGITAATAASALLGAPLGHDHAYVSLSDLHTPWEAIERRVRAAAEGDFAVCLYNPRSRARDWQLTRALEILAEHRPADTPVGHVRNASREGERTVLTTLRAMLDGGADEVDMYTVVIVGGSAARETAGRFVTPRGYTWRDPARQG, from the coding sequence ATGAGCGAAACGGGCCGCCCCGGCGGCATCGGGGTCACCGCGGTCACCGCGCGCGGCCGGGCGGCCGCGGCGCGGCTCGCCGCGGCCTGGCCGCAGGAGGTGCGGGTGGTCGGCGCGGACCGGCCCGCCGACGCGCTGCGCACCGCCTTCGCCGAGTGCGGCGCCGTGGTGAGCCTGCTCGCGGTCGGTGCCACCGTCCGGGTGCTCGCCCCGCTCCTCGGCGACAAGGCCACCGACCCGCCGGTGGTCTGCGTCGACGAGGGGCTGGAGCACGCCGTGGCGGTGCTCGGCGGCCACCGCGGCGGCAACGAGCTGGCCCACCGGGTGGCCGGGGTGCTCGGCTGCCGCCCGGTGGTCACCACCGCCAGCGACGCCTCAGGGACCGCCGCCCTCGACTCCTACGGCGCCGACCTCGGCTTCACCGTCGCCGACCGGGGACCGCTGGCCGAGGTCGGCGCGGCGGTGCTCTCCGGCGACCCGGTCCGGCTGGAGGGCGCGGAGGGCTGGCCGCTGCCGCCGCTGCCCGGGAACGCCGGCCCCGCGGTCCCCGAGGCGGAGGCCGCCGCGGTCGTCCGGGTCAGCGACCTGGCCGCCCCGGAGCCGCGGGCGGCGGGCGCCCCGCCCGCCGTCACCTACCGGCCGCCGTCGCTGGTGGTGGGGGTCGGTTCGGCGCGCGGCGTCTCCGCCGAGGAGGTCGGCGGCCTGGTCGACCGGGTGCTGGCCGACGCCGGACTCGCCGCGGCCTCGGTCCGCGAACTGGCCACCGTCGACCTGAAGGCCGACGAGGAGGGCATCCTGCGGGCCGCCCGCGAACGCGGCCTGCCGGTCCGGGTGTTCCCCGCCGCGGAACTGGCCGGGGTCGAGGTGCCCAACCCCAGCGAGGCGGTGCGAGCCGAGGTCGGCACGCCCAGCGTCGCCGAGGCCGCGGCGCTGCGCGCGGCGGAGCTGGCCGGCGGCGGGCCGCCCGAGCTGGTCGCGGCCAAGGCCAAGACCGGCCGGGCCACCGCCGCGGTGGCCCGGCTGCGCCCGCGCGGCCGGCTGGCGCTGGTCGGGCTGGGCCCGGGCGCCCGGGACCTCACCGCGCCGCGTGCCCTGGCCGAGCTGCGCCGCGCCTCGGTCGTGGTCGGCCTGGACCAGTACGTCGACCAGGTCCGGGACGTGATCCGGCCGGGCGCCCGGATCCTCGCCACCGGGCTGGGGCGGGAGGAGGAGCGGGCCCGCACCGCCGTGCAGGAGGCGCGCGCCGGCGCGGCGGTCGCCCTGATCGGCTCCGGGGACGCCGGCGTCTACGCGATGGCCAGCCCGGCGCTGGACTTCGCCGGGGACGACATCGACGTGGTCGGGGTGCCCGGCATCACCGCGGCGACCGCGGCCTCGGCGCTGCTGGGCGCCCCGCTCGGGCACGACCACGCCTACGTCTCCCTGTCCGACCTGCACACCCCGTGGGAGGCGATCGAGCGGCGGGTGCGCGCCGCCGCCGAGGGCGACTTCGCGGTCTGCCTGTACAACCCGCGCTCCCGGGCCCGGGACTGGCAGCTCACCCGGGCCCTGGAGATCCTCGCCGAGCACCGGCCCGCCGACACCCCGGTCGGCCACGTCCGCAACGCCTCCCGGGAGGGGGAGCGGACCGTGCTCACCACCCTGCGCGCGATGCTGGACGGCGGCGCCGACGAGGTGGACATGTACACCGTGGTCATCGTGGGCGGCTCGGCCGCCCGCGAGACCGCCGGCCGGTTCGTCACCCCGCGCGGCTACACCTGGCGGGACCCGGCCCGGCAGGGCTGA
- the cobT gene encoding nicotinate-nucleotide--dimethylbenzimidazole phosphoribosyltransferase, translated as MTGNDHRSPAGRGADEDEDRTGGGLLDGLPEPGRGAAARPDPGRPAAPQRGNPFHTPPARPAPGRAGTERPNVIPFRGAPQPPEEPPPGRAARPAERAPATGGAHAAPAAPPPPAPGPAAPVPPAAPQTPEPAAAPAEPPAPENPEADVNASAAAPLPEHPDPAPEPAAAAQAPPQPPVPEAPPAAEPGRPAAGADRNAFSGAERDAVYRAIRERRDVRVGFRPDPVPDEVLTRVLDAAHQAPSVGFSQPWDFVVIQDEEVRRRVHGLVSEQRDAYAGALPAARARAFSGLKVEAILDTPVNVAVTVDPTRGGRHTLGRHAQPQTAAHSAALAVENLWLAARAEGLGVGWVSLFHERDVARLLDLPPHLEVVAYLCVGYVDDFPTEPELSLGGWARRRPLSWAVHRDHYGRRGLPGEEATSLLEETVAAIGPLDARAVEEAADRQRRMTKPQGSLGVLEDVSVQLAGLVGECPPPLPEPAALAIFAGDHGVHAQGVTGWPQEVTGQMVHNFLSGGAVANAFAAQAGAEVTVVDVGVVADLPAVPGLLPRKVARGTADMTQAPAMTRTQVQHAIEAGIEVARDLVSAGNRCLVTGDMGIANTTPAAALIAAFTGADPEECTGRGTGVDDAVHAHKIDVVRRALELHRPDPADPVGVLAAVGGLEHAALTGFILGGAALRVPVLLDGVIAGAASLAAAALAPESMAACFAGHRSAEPGHAAVLDRTGLHPLVDLDLRLGEGSGALLALPVLQAAVRALRDVATFSDAGVTER; from the coding sequence ATGACCGGTAACGACCACCGCTCCCCGGCGGGCCGGGGAGCCGACGAGGACGAGGACCGCACCGGCGGAGGGCTCCTGGACGGGCTGCCCGAACCGGGGCGCGGCGCGGCCGCGCGCCCGGACCCGGGGCGCCCCGCCGCACCCCAGCGCGGCAACCCGTTCCACACGCCGCCGGCCCGGCCGGCACCGGGCAGGGCCGGGACGGAGAGGCCCAACGTCATCCCGTTCCGCGGTGCCCCGCAGCCCCCGGAGGAACCGCCGCCGGGCCGGGCCGCCCGGCCCGCCGAGCGGGCGCCCGCGACCGGTGGCGCGCACGCCGCGCCGGCGGCACCGCCGCCCCCGGCCCCGGGCCCCGCGGCCCCGGTGCCGCCCGCCGCCCCCCAGACCCCCGAGCCGGCCGCCGCGCCCGCCGAGCCGCCCGCCCCCGAGAACCCCGAGGCCGACGTGAACGCTTCCGCAGCCGCTCCGCTCCCGGAGCACCCGGACCCCGCCCCCGAGCCGGCCGCCGCGGCCCAGGCGCCCCCGCAGCCCCCGGTGCCCGAGGCCCCGCCGGCGGCGGAACCCGGCCGGCCGGCGGCCGGGGCGGACCGCAACGCCTTCTCCGGCGCCGAGCGCGACGCGGTGTACCGCGCCATCCGGGAGCGCCGCGACGTCCGGGTCGGCTTCCGGCCCGACCCGGTTCCCGACGAGGTCCTCACCCGGGTCCTGGACGCCGCCCACCAGGCGCCCTCGGTCGGCTTCTCCCAGCCGTGGGACTTCGTGGTCATCCAGGACGAGGAGGTCCGCCGGCGCGTGCACGGCCTGGTCTCCGAGCAGCGCGACGCCTACGCGGGGGCGCTGCCCGCGGCGCGCGCCCGCGCGTTCTCCGGGCTCAAGGTCGAGGCGATCCTGGACACCCCGGTCAACGTCGCGGTCACCGTCGACCCGACCCGCGGCGGCCGGCACACCCTCGGCCGGCACGCGCAGCCGCAGACCGCCGCGCACTCCGCCGCGCTGGCGGTGGAGAACCTGTGGCTGGCGGCGCGGGCCGAAGGGCTCGGCGTCGGCTGGGTCAGCCTGTTCCACGAGCGCGACGTCGCCCGCCTGCTCGACCTCCCCCCGCACCTGGAGGTCGTCGCCTACCTGTGCGTCGGCTACGTCGACGACTTCCCCACCGAGCCGGAGCTCTCCCTCGGCGGCTGGGCCCGCCGCCGCCCCCTCTCCTGGGCGGTCCACCGCGACCACTACGGCCGCCGGGGGCTGCCCGGCGAGGAGGCCACCAGCCTGCTGGAGGAGACCGTCGCCGCGATCGGCCCGCTGGACGCCCGGGCCGTGGAGGAGGCGGCCGACCGGCAGCGGCGGATGACCAAGCCGCAGGGCTCGCTGGGCGTGCTGGAGGACGTGTCGGTGCAGCTGGCCGGCCTGGTCGGGGAGTGCCCGCCGCCGCTGCCCGAGCCGGCGGCGCTGGCCATCTTCGCCGGCGACCACGGCGTGCACGCCCAGGGGGTGACCGGGTGGCCGCAGGAGGTCACCGGGCAGATGGTGCACAACTTCCTGTCCGGCGGCGCGGTCGCCAACGCCTTCGCCGCCCAGGCGGGGGCCGAGGTGACCGTGGTCGACGTCGGCGTCGTCGCCGACCTGCCGGCCGTCCCGGGGCTGCTGCCCCGCAAGGTCGCCCGCGGCACCGCCGACATGACGCAGGCCCCCGCCATGACCCGGACCCAGGTCCAGCACGCCATCGAGGCCGGCATCGAGGTCGCCCGCGACCTGGTCTCGGCGGGCAACCGGTGCCTGGTCACCGGGGACATGGGCATCGCCAACACCACCCCGGCCGCGGCGCTGATCGCCGCGTTCACCGGCGCCGACCCCGAGGAGTGCACCGGCCGGGGCACCGGGGTGGACGACGCCGTGCACGCGCACAAGATCGACGTGGTGCGCCGCGCGCTCGAGCTGCACCGGCCCGACCCGGCCGACCCGGTGGGCGTGCTGGCCGCGGTCGGCGGCCTGGAGCACGCCGCGCTCACCGGGTTCATCCTGGGCGGCGCGGCGCTGCGGGTGCCGGTGCTGCTCGACGGCGTCATCGCCGGGGCGGCCTCGCTGGCCGCCGCCGCGCTGGCCCCGGAGTCGATGGCGGCCTGCTTCGCCGGGCACCGCTCCGCCGAGCCGGGCCACGCCGCGGTGCTGGACCGCACCGGCCTGCACCCGCTGGTCGACCTGGACCTGCGGCTGGGCGAGGGGTCCGGGGCGCTGCTCGCGCTGCCCGTGCTGCAGGCCGCCGTCCGCGCCCTGCGCGATGTGGCCACCTTCTCCGACGCCGGCGTGACCGAGCGCTGA
- a CDS encoding cobalt-precorrin-5B (C(1))-methyltransferase, whose amino-acid sequence MAETPGTDRPELREPDLPRTAKVRQKALRTGWTTGTCASAAAKAAAQALATGRPVEVVEVGLPSGRRVTFAPERCTLLSADRAEAVVVKDAGDDPDVTHGAHITATVTRGPGSGLELDGGVGVGVVTRPGLGLEPGTAAINPVPREMITAAVREAADTDRQRLTVVISVPEGERMARKTTNARLGILGGISILGTTGIVRPFSTASWRASVEQAVSVMAAQGEDTLVLCTGGRTEKGAMALLPHLPEVCFVEVGDFTGAALRRAAGHGLSRVVFVGMVGKLTKLAAGVLMTHYTRSKVSTELLGGVTRAVGGPERLAAEVGAANTGRHAYELWEEAGLLRPAGDELCRRVAEVLTRFTEGALRAEVAMVDFTGRRVVAAHPAGFAGLGPDRAEGGRG is encoded by the coding sequence ATGGCCGAGACGCCCGGCACCGACCGGCCCGAACTGCGCGAACCGGACCTGCCGCGCACCGCGAAGGTCCGGCAGAAGGCGCTGCGCACCGGATGGACCACCGGGACCTGCGCCTCCGCCGCGGCCAAGGCGGCGGCGCAGGCGCTGGCCACCGGCCGCCCGGTGGAGGTGGTCGAGGTGGGGCTGCCCTCCGGGCGGCGGGTCACCTTCGCCCCCGAGCGCTGCACGCTGCTCTCCGCGGACCGGGCCGAGGCGGTCGTGGTCAAGGACGCCGGCGACGACCCCGACGTCACGCACGGCGCGCACATCACCGCCACCGTCACCCGCGGCCCCGGCAGCGGGCTGGAGCTGGACGGCGGAGTGGGCGTGGGCGTCGTGACCCGGCCCGGCCTCGGCCTGGAGCCGGGCACCGCGGCGATCAACCCGGTCCCGCGGGAGATGATCACCGCCGCGGTCCGCGAGGCCGCCGACACCGACCGGCAGCGCCTCACCGTGGTGATCAGCGTGCCCGAGGGCGAGCGGATGGCCCGCAAGACCACCAACGCCCGGCTCGGCATCCTCGGCGGGATATCCATCCTCGGCACCACCGGCATCGTCCGGCCGTTCTCCACCGCCTCCTGGCGGGCCAGCGTCGAGCAGGCGGTCTCGGTGATGGCCGCCCAGGGCGAGGACACCCTGGTGCTGTGCACCGGCGGGCGCACCGAGAAGGGCGCCATGGCGCTGCTGCCGCACCTGCCGGAGGTGTGCTTCGTCGAGGTCGGCGACTTCACCGGGGCCGCGCTGCGCCGCGCGGCCGGCCACGGGCTGTCCCGGGTGGTCTTCGTCGGCATGGTCGGCAAGCTCACCAAGCTCGCCGCGGGCGTGCTGATGACCCACTACACCCGGTCCAAGGTCTCCACCGAGCTGCTGGGCGGCGTCACCCGCGCGGTCGGCGGCCCGGAGCGGCTGGCGGCCGAGGTCGGCGCCGCCAACACCGGCCGGCACGCCTACGAGCTGTGGGAGGAGGCCGGCCTGCTCCGTCCGGCCGGGGACGAGCTCTGCCGCCGGGTGGCCGAGGTCCTCACCCGGTTCACCGAGGGGGCGCTCCGCGCCGAGGTCGCGATGGTCGACTTCACCGGGCGGCGGGTCGTCGCCGCCCACCCGGCCGGCTTCGCCGGGCTCGGGCCGGACCGGGCCGAAGGGGGCCGCGGGTGA